The following are encoded in a window of Myxococcota bacterium genomic DNA:
- the prcB gene encoding proteasome subunit beta — MRFGFGGTYQGSSFSELLRVDHPELAWDPGSLGKAASDLSVPHGTTVLAFKYNDGVIVAGDRLATEGLRVASRDVQKVYATDAHSMIAIAGAAGPAIEMARLMRIELEHYEKIEGEPLELDGKANKLSQMIRANLPAAMQGMVVVPLFAGYDLRREQGRLWKFDVTGGRYEEAEFDSTGSGGLYARESLKKSHHDDASRPEALEMAVQALTDAADEDRGTGGIDTVRGIFPTVIYCSNSGIDQAPESEIRVAFDRIMERRANGNGHAATDGGPQS, encoded by the coding sequence TTGCGTTTCGGATTCGGGGGGACCTACCAGGGGTCGAGCTTCAGCGAGCTGTTGCGGGTGGATCACCCGGAGCTCGCTTGGGACCCTGGCAGCTTGGGCAAGGCAGCGAGTGATCTCTCGGTGCCGCACGGCACCACCGTGCTCGCATTCAAGTACAACGATGGCGTGATCGTCGCGGGCGATCGCCTCGCCACCGAGGGCTTGCGCGTCGCGTCTCGCGACGTCCAGAAGGTCTACGCGACCGACGCCCACTCGATGATCGCCATCGCGGGAGCCGCCGGACCCGCCATCGAGATGGCGCGCCTGATGCGCATCGAGCTCGAGCACTACGAGAAGATCGAGGGCGAGCCCCTCGAGCTCGACGGCAAGGCGAACAAGCTCTCCCAGATGATCCGAGCGAACCTGCCCGCGGCCATGCAAGGCATGGTCGTCGTGCCGCTCTTCGCCGGCTACGACCTGCGGCGCGAGCAGGGCCGGCTCTGGAAGTTCGACGTCACGGGCGGGCGCTACGAGGAGGCCGAGTTCGACTCGACCGGCTCGGGCGGCCTCTACGCCCGCGAGTCGCTCAAGAAGTCGCACCACGACGACGCGTCGCGCCCCGAGGCTCTCGAGATGGCGGTCCAGGCGCTCACCGACGCCGCCGACGAGGACCGCGGGACCGGCGGCATCGATACGGTCCGCGGGATCTTCCCGACGGTCATCTACTGCTCCAACTCGGGCATCGACCAGGCGCCCGAGAGCGAGATCCGGGTCGCCTTCGACCGCATCATGGAGCGCCGCGCGAACGGCAACGGCCATGCG
- a CDS encoding ubiquitin-like protein Pup, which translates to MFGAAEGGQKQQPKKGGGGDEGGKEGGGPQKLAKKGEELKEDMDALVDEIDEVLEENAEEFVKNYVQRGGQ; encoded by the coding sequence ATCTTCGGAGCCGCCGAGGGCGGCCAGAAGCAGCAGCCCAAGAAGGGCGGCGGCGGCGACGAGGGCGGCAAGGAAGGCGGCGGTCCGCAGAAGCTCGCCAAGAAGGGCGAGGAGCTGAAGGAAGACATGGACGCACTCGTCGACGAGATCGACGAGGTGCTCGAAGAGAACGCGGAAGAGTTCGTCAAGAACTACGTTCAGCGCGGAGGCCAGTAG